In Calonectris borealis chromosome 20, bCalBor7.hap1.2, whole genome shotgun sequence, a genomic segment contains:
- the NAT9 gene encoding alpha/beta-tubulin-N-acetyltransferase 9 isoform X1: MKINQNTVLQGQRVTLVPYTSAHVPRYHEWMQSEELQRLTASEPLSLEQEYEMQRSWQDDADKCTFIVLDTEQWSGQACADEDCMVGDVNLFLTDTEDPTLGEIEIMIAEPGYRGRGFGKEAALMMMSYGVRNLGITKFEAKIGQENEASICMFKKLHFKEVAVNSVFQEVTLRLDVSDQERRWLLEQTNHVEEKSYVELKLPAGVLET; encoded by the exons ATGAAGATTAACCAGAACACTGTGCTGCAAGGACAGAGGGTGACCCTGGTGCCATACACGTCTGCGCACGTGCCCCG GTACCATGAGTGGATGCAGTCAGAGGAGCTGCAGCGTCTGACCGCCTCTGAACCACTCAGCCTGGAGCAGGAGTATGAGATGCAGCGCAGCTGGCAGGACGACGCAGACA agtGCACCTTCATTGTGCTGGACACAGAGCAGTGGTCTGGGCAGGCGTGTGCAGATGAGGACTGCATGGTGGGGGACGTGAATCTCTTCCTCACTGACACTGAGGATCCGACGTTGGGCGAGATTGAAATTATGATTGCAG AGCCCGGCTACCGAGGCAGAGGGTTTGGCAAGGAGGCAGCTCTGATGATGATGTCCTATG GAGTGAGAAACCTGGGGATCACCAAATTTGAGGCTAAGATTGGTCAGGAAAATGAAGCCAGTATCTGCATGTtcaaaaagcttcattttaaggAG GTTGCTGTGAACAGTGTTTTTCAAGAGGTCACGCTGAGGCTGGATGTCAGTGACCAGGAGAGACGGTGGCTCCTGGAACAGACAAACCACGTGGAGGAGAAGAGCTACGTTGAACTGAAGCTGCCAGCTGGGGTGCTGGAGACCTGA
- the NAT9 gene encoding alpha/beta-tubulin-N-acetyltransferase 9 isoform X2: MKINQNTVLQGQRVTLVPYTSAHVPRYHEWMQSEELQRLTASEPLSLEQEYEMQRSWQDDADKPGYRGRGFGKEAALMMMSYGVRNLGITKFEAKIGQENEASICMFKKLHFKEVAVNSVFQEVTLRLDVSDQERRWLLEQTNHVEEKSYVELKLPAGVLET; the protein is encoded by the exons ATGAAGATTAACCAGAACACTGTGCTGCAAGGACAGAGGGTGACCCTGGTGCCATACACGTCTGCGCACGTGCCCCG GTACCATGAGTGGATGCAGTCAGAGGAGCTGCAGCGTCTGACCGCCTCTGAACCACTCAGCCTGGAGCAGGAGTATGAGATGCAGCGCAGCTGGCAGGACGACGCAGACA AGCCCGGCTACCGAGGCAGAGGGTTTGGCAAGGAGGCAGCTCTGATGATGATGTCCTATG GAGTGAGAAACCTGGGGATCACCAAATTTGAGGCTAAGATTGGTCAGGAAAATGAAGCCAGTATCTGCATGTtcaaaaagcttcattttaaggAG GTTGCTGTGAACAGTGTTTTTCAAGAGGTCACGCTGAGGCTGGATGTCAGTGACCAGGAGAGACGGTGGCTCCTGGAACAGACAAACCACGTGGAGGAGAAGAGCTACGTTGAACTGAAGCTGCCAGCTGGGGTGCTGGAGACCTGA